One Ricinus communis isolate WT05 ecotype wild-type chromosome 7, ASM1957865v1, whole genome shotgun sequence genomic region harbors:
- the LOC8280787 gene encoding uncharacterized protein LOC8280787, which translates to MEKACMDHPYHNQKQGVCPCCLRERLSKLYAVAATAPMAAAAELSYSSSVMSCSSVSSFNHISPLRHRHQRTASDIMGSMSFKVSSALGSNYGLKKSRSIAFVTRSLVGDVTHGKNKKKGFWSKLLHLKGKKEVNLDGKIALKGFS; encoded by the coding sequence ATGGAGAAAGCATGCATGGATCACCCATACCATAATCAAAAGCAAGGTGTTTGTCCTTGTTGTTTAAGAGAGAGATTATCAAAGTTATATGCTGTTGCAGCAACAGCTCCTATGGCTGCTGCTGCTGAactttcttattcttcttctgtCATGTCTTGTTCCtctgtttcttcttttaatcATATCTCCCCACTTCGTCATCGTCATCAAAGGACAGCCTCTGATATTATGGGTTCCATGTCTTTTAAGGTAAGTAGCGCTCTGGGTAGTAATTATGGATTAAAGAAGAGTAGATCGATTGCTTTTGTTACGAGAAGTCTTGTTGGAGATGTGACGCATGgcaagaacaagaagaaaggGTTTTGGTCAAAGTTGCTTCATTTGAAGGGTAAAAAAGAGGTTAATTTGGATGGGAAGATTGCATTAAAAGGGTTTTCTTGA